From Carya illinoinensis cultivar Pawnee chromosome 5, C.illinoinensisPawnee_v1, whole genome shotgun sequence, one genomic window encodes:
- the LOC122308762 gene encoding zinc finger CCCH domain-containing protein 15-like produces the protein MQKDPSSAHGGPTATATTNISSPFKSLFRPDGDVYSSPYSSIFPTKASLSVNSYSDSGFSDSTSTVVSNHLCHSHTVQEHQEIVNRHSLCLTHLREANREAEALRLENTHLREVNRELNKHLGLLIHASVRNQLGSSSTDYMASLEAFDAFRGLSIGDEGSAWDDVADGSPTSVIENRRIQNVDVERFSLPKSISVRSNGYLKTATQANAAGGGRTRSANRLRTTNPLNATQKVYVPGGKQEEEPLELEVYNQGMFKTELCNKWQDTGACPYGDNCQFAHGVEELRPVLRHPRYKTEVCRMVLAGVACPYGHRCHFRHALTEEERAIYGSGYAQGNKAA, from the exons ATGCAAAAGGACCCCTCCTCTGCCCATGGCGGACCTACCGCCACAGCTACAACCAATATATCCTCCCCATTCAAGTCTCTATTCCGTCCAGATGGCGATGTATACAGCTCCCCTTACTCCTCAATCTTCCCTACCAAAGCTTCCCTCTCCGTGAACTCCTACTCGGACTCAGGATTCTCCGACTCGACCTCGACCGTCGTCTCCAATCACCTCTGCCACTCGCACACAGTACAGGAACACCAGGAGATCGTGAACCGCCATTCTCTCTGCCTCACTCACCTCCGCGAGGCAAACAGAGAAGCCGAGGCCCTCCGCCTCGAAAACACGCACCTCCGTGAAGTGAACCGAGAGCTCAACAAGCACCTCGGCCTCCTCATCCACGCCTCGGTCCGGAACCAGCTCGGTTCGTCCTCCACCGACTACATGGCGTCGCTTGAGGCTTTTGACGCCTTTCGCGGTTTGAGTATCGGAGATGAGGGGAGTGCTTGGGATGACGTGGCGGATGGGAGCCCGACGAGCGTGATCGAGAACAGACGGATCCAGAATGTTGACGTGGAGCGGTTCTCGTTGCCGAAAAGTATCTCTGTGCGGTCAAACGGTTACTTGAAGACGGCGACTCAGGCCAATGCCGCTGGTGGCGGTCGGACTCGGAGCGCGAATCGACTTCGCACCACAAACCCGCTCAATGCTACG CAAAAGGTGTACGTGCCAGGAGGGAAGCAAGAAGAGGAGCCACTTGAACTAGAAGTGTACAACCAAGGCATGTTCAAGACGGAGCTGTGTAACAAATGGCAAGATACAGGTGCCTGCCCTTACGGAGACAACTGCCAGTTCGCTCACGGTGTTGAGGAGCTCCGCCCGGTCCTCCGCCACCCCCGCTACAAGACCGAGGTCTGCAGGATGGTCCTTGCGGGCGTTGCTTGCCCATACGGTCATAGGTGCCACTTCCGTCATGCACTCACCGAGGAGGAGAGAGCCATATATGGATCCGGCTATGCTCAAGGCAATAAAGCAGCTTGA